The sequence below is a genomic window from Alphaproteobacteria bacterium.
TTGGTCGAGAACTATTTCGCCAAGATCAAGGAATTCCGGGGCATTGCTACGCGCTACGACAAAACCGACACAAGCTATGCCGCAAACTTGAGCCTCGTCGCCACCATCATTGATTTGCGTTAATTGTCAACGGACCCTAGACCACCCGTTTTTCGCGTAACGCGCCGA
It includes:
- a CDS encoding IS5/IS1182 family transposase — its product is LVENYFAKIKEFRGIATRYDKTDTSYAANLSLVATIIDLR